A region from the Polaribacter sp. Hel1_33_78 genome encodes:
- a CDS encoding TusE/DsrC/DsvC family sulfur relay protein, with amino-acid sequence MQKTLAQVKVNVNEEGYLTDFNQWTKEIGAEIAKEQEVEMTDKNWKVIDYIHDKFRKEEALSIRGIKKSGVINIKEFYKLFPGGPLKKATMIAGIPKPKSCI; translated from the coding sequence ATGCAAAAAACATTAGCACAAGTAAAAGTAAATGTAAACGAAGAAGGCTATTTAACCGATTTTAATCAATGGACAAAAGAAATTGGTGCTGAAATTGCCAAGGAACAAGAAGTTGAAATGACAGATAAAAACTGGAAAGTAATAGATTATATTCATGATAAATTTAGAAAGGAAGAAGCATTATCTATTAGAGGTATTAAAAAGAGTGGTGTAATAAACATTAAAGAATTTTATAAATTATTTCCTGGAGGGCCTCTTAAAAAAGCAACAATGATTGCAGGAATACCAAAACCAAAAAGCTGTATTTAA
- a CDS encoding DsrE/DsrF/DrsH-like family protein → MGKTKVRKMLFILSKATIENVYAAFIMANGARMEGIESEIFFTFFGLEAIQKKKLEHLRVATVGNPAMHIPTMLGGLPGMEALATKMMKKEMEKLDMPPVGEFLEILSDSGCRLWACKLAVDMFHLKKDDLIDEVEDIITIGDFYARADQENTHLLFI, encoded by the coding sequence ATGGGAAAAACAAAAGTTAGAAAAATGCTTTTTATCTTATCTAAAGCTACAATAGAAAATGTCTATGCTGCTTTTATTATGGCAAATGGAGCAAGAATGGAAGGTATTGAATCAGAAATATTTTTTACTTTCTTTGGATTAGAAGCAATTCAAAAGAAAAAACTAGAGCATTTAAGAGTTGCAACAGTTGGGAATCCTGCAATGCATATCCCCACAATGCTAGGCGGTTTGCCGGGAATGGAAGCTTTAGCTACTAAAATGATGAAAAAAGAAATGGAAAAATTAGATATGCCGCCTGTTGGTGAGTTTTTAGAAATTCTTTCTGATTCTGGTTGCAGACTATGGGCTTGTAAATTAGCGGTAGATATGTTTCACTTAAAAAAAGATGATTTAATTGATGAAGTAGAAGACATTATTACTATTGGTGATTTTTATGCAAGAGCAGATCAAGAAAATACACACCTCTTATTTATATAA
- a CDS encoding glyceraldehyde-3-phosphate dehydrogenase has translation MSLNLDYEKEVALQAKTRRATIEFINIVNDLWYDKSIELVLFRNTLVDKRASEVLNLIDYAKEFVNKAITIQDALSIAKAIQKIDLPSSKLDIGKLAYECHLNPSGCLDKVAFVKKQLRNVTNFKDIKPKDVVLYGFGRIGRLLARELMTKMGKGSQLRLRAIVTRGEITQSILEKRASLLSIDSVHGDFLGTVQTDIENKALIINGTTVFMISANKPEEIDYTAYNINDALIIDNTGAFRDDVELSRHLKAKGASKVLLTAPGKGIPNIVHGVNHKQYNPDKVDIFSAASCTTNAITPVLKVLEDNFGIKKGHLETIHAYTNDQNLVDNMHDKYRRGRSAALNMVITETGAGKAVSKAIPSLEGKLTSNAIRVPVPNGSLAILNLQLRVPITTDSINAIMKKYALEGDLVEQIKYSLDNELVSADIIGTTAPSIFDSKSTITDKETIVIYVWYDNEYGYSHQVMRLAKHIAKVRRYTYY, from the coding sequence ATGTCCTTAAATTTAGATTACGAAAAAGAAGTTGCATTGCAAGCAAAAACCAGAAGAGCTACAATAGAATTTATAAATATTGTAAACGACTTATGGTATGATAAATCTATAGAATTAGTATTGTTTAGAAATACATTAGTAGATAAAAGAGCTAGTGAAGTTCTGAATTTAATAGATTATGCTAAAGAGTTTGTAAATAAAGCAATTACAATACAAGATGCATTAAGCATTGCCAAGGCAATTCAGAAAATAGATTTACCATCATCTAAGTTAGATATTGGTAAATTAGCTTACGAATGTCATTTAAACCCTAGTGGATGTCTAGATAAAGTAGCCTTTGTAAAAAAGCAACTAAGAAATGTTACTAATTTTAAAGATATTAAGCCTAAAGATGTTGTTTTATATGGTTTTGGAAGAATTGGTCGGTTGTTGGCAAGAGAATTAATGACTAAAATGGGGAAAGGTTCTCAATTACGATTAAGAGCGATTGTAACTCGTGGAGAAATTACGCAATCTATTTTAGAAAAAAGAGCATCATTATTAAGTATCGATTCTGTTCATGGAGATTTTTTAGGGACAGTGCAAACAGACATAGAAAATAAAGCATTAATTATAAATGGTACAACCGTTTTTATGATTTCTGCCAATAAACCAGAAGAGATAGATTACACAGCCTACAATATTAATGACGCTTTAATTATTGATAACACAGGTGCTTTTAGGGATGATGTAGAATTAAGCAGACACCTAAAAGCAAAAGGAGCAAGTAAGGTTTTATTAACGGCTCCAGGTAAAGGAATTCCAAATATTGTGCATGGCGTAAATCACAAACAATACAATCCCGATAAAGTAGATATTTTTTCAGCAGCATCTTGTACTACCAATGCAATTACGCCAGTTTTAAAAGTTTTAGAAGATAATTTCGGAATAAAAAAAGGACATTTAGAAACCATTCATGCCTACACAAACGATCAAAATTTGGTAGATAACATGCATGATAAATACAGAAGAGGAAGATCAGCAGCTTTAAATATGGTCATTACAGAAACTGGTGCAGGGAAAGCAGTTTCAAAAGCAATACCATCATTAGAAGGTAAGCTTACATCAAATGCAATTAGAGTTCCTGTTCCAAACGGTTCTTTAGCTATTTTAAATTTACAATTAAGAGTTCCAATCACAACAGATTCAATAAATGCAATTATGAAAAAATATGCTTTAGAAGGTGATTTGGTAGAGCAAATTAAATATTCTTTAGATAATGAACTAGTTTCAGCAGATATAATTGGTACAACAGCACCTTCAATTTTTGATAGTAAATCAACCATAACGGATAAAGAAACTATTGTAATTTATGTCTGGTATGATAATGAATATGGTTATTCTCATCAAGTAATGCGTTTGGCCAAACACATAGCAAAAGTCAGAAGATATACCTATTATTAA
- a CDS encoding S1C family serine protease, with the protein MKKLLGLLGIAVLGGALTLGGYKMFFNDTVIIERTVPEKTQTVQTNYNPTFTRNSTAIAAAAIDFTLAAEKSLNAVVHVKNTAIRTQKNPFAELFYGNGSGTRKFEQVGTGSGVIISSDGYIITNNHVIDSANEIEITLNNKKKYKAELIGTDKENDIALLKIETEIDLPYVPFADSDTIKVGEWVLAVGNPYNLTSTVTAGIVSAKGRDLEGNTAIDSFIQTDAAVNPGNSGGALVNTRGELVGINTAISSKTGSFVGYSFAVPSNIAKKIVDDLLEYGAVQEAVIGIRFSPVDNDKIVGVKIVGVEEGQGAANAGLQKEDVIVKVNNVKITKFSELRGQLTAKRPGDFVNITVEREGKLVTKNVKLSKKVKRFISKTFNWELKDLSKNELKKNNINNGVKIINTGERESKDSLKNFIITKINDQEIETADEAVKILENVAQSRYSIVIEMINTDGEKERLRFR; encoded by the coding sequence TGTGCCTGAAAAGACGCAAACAGTGCAAACAAATTATAATCCAACATTTACGCGCAATTCAACGGCTATTGCGGCGGCAGCCATAGATTTTACCTTGGCAGCAGAAAAATCTTTAAATGCTGTTGTCCATGTAAAAAATACCGCAATTAGAACACAGAAAAATCCTTTTGCAGAATTATTCTACGGAAATGGAAGTGGAACAAGAAAGTTTGAGCAAGTAGGCACAGGAAGTGGAGTTATTATCTCTTCTGATGGCTACATTATTACTAATAATCATGTTATTGATAGTGCTAACGAAATTGAAATTACTTTAAATAACAAGAAAAAATACAAAGCAGAGTTAATAGGAACTGATAAGGAGAACGATATTGCTTTATTAAAAATTGAGACAGAAATAGATTTGCCGTATGTTCCTTTTGCTGATTCTGATACAATTAAGGTCGGTGAGTGGGTTTTAGCTGTTGGTAATCCTTACAATTTAACATCTACGGTGACGGCAGGAATTGTAAGTGCCAAAGGAAGAGATTTAGAAGGTAACACAGCAATTGATTCTTTTATTCAAACAGATGCAGCTGTAAACCCAGGAAATAGTGGAGGAGCCTTGGTAAATACACGAGGAGAATTGGTTGGAATTAACACTGCAATTTCTTCAAAAACAGGTTCTTTTGTTGGGTATTCTTTTGCAGTGCCATCTAATATAGCAAAGAAAATTGTAGACGATTTATTAGAGTATGGTGCTGTGCAAGAAGCGGTAATAGGTATCCGTTTTTCACCAGTTGATAATGACAAAATTGTAGGTGTAAAAATTGTAGGTGTTGAAGAAGGGCAAGGTGCTGCGAATGCTGGATTACAAAAAGAGGATGTGATTGTGAAAGTAAATAACGTAAAAATTACAAAATTCTCTGAATTAAGGGGGCAACTAACAGCAAAAAGACCCGGTGATTTTGTAAATATTACGGTAGAAAGAGAAGGTAAACTTGTTACTAAAAATGTGAAATTAAGTAAGAAAGTAAAAAGGTTTATTTCGAAAACGTTTAATTGGGAATTGAAAGATTTATCAAAAAATGAATTAAAAAAGAATAATATTAATAATGGTGTAAAGATTATTAATACTGGAGAAAGAGAGTCTAAAGACAGTTTAAAGAATTTTATCATCACAAAAATTAATGATCAAGAAATTGAAACTGCTGATGAAGCTGTAAAAATATTAGAAAATGTAGCACAAAGTAGATATTCTATTGTTATTGAAATGATAAATACTGACGGGGAAAAAGAAAGATTACGTTTCAGATAG